A genome region from Triticum aestivum cultivar Chinese Spring chromosome 2B, IWGSC CS RefSeq v2.1, whole genome shotgun sequence includes the following:
- the LOC123039051 gene encoding uncharacterized protein: protein MPRAVAVVAVAIQSSGKITIEKWKARKPNGNRGNVPPVLVGVDDSDHSYRALEWALRYVAETAGPRAPTELVVVHAKPVVSSVVTLGGPAAAGDVVRYVEADLRRRAEEVVDRARRVCPANSVQGVVKVIDGEPRYVLCNAAEKHHVNLLEFSLFRQPNNYFRNS, encoded by the exons ATGCCCCGCGCCGTCGctgtcgtcgccgtcgccatcCAGTCCAGCGGGAAGATCACGATCGAGAAGTGGAAAGCCAGAAAACCAAACGGAAACCGGGGCAACGTGCCGCCA GTACTGGTCGGCGTGGACGACAGCGACCATAGCTACCGCGCGCTCGAGTGGGCCCTGCGGTACGTGGCGGAGACGGCCGGCCCCAGGGCGCCGACGGAGCTCGTCGTCGTCCACGCCAAGCCGGTCGTGTCCTCCGTCGTCACCCTCGGCGGCCCCG CCGCCGCCGGGGACGTGGTGCGGTACGTGGAGGCGGACCTGCGCAGGAGGGCCGAGGAGGTCGTCGACAGGGCTCGCCGCGTCTGCCCCGCCAACTCG GTGCAGGGAGTGGTGAAGGTGATCGACGGGGAGCCGAGGTACGTGCTCTGCAACGCAGCCGAGAAGCACCACGTCAacctgctggaatttagtctatttaggcagcccaataactatttcagaaattcctaa
- the LOC123043740 gene encoding aspartyl protease family protein 2-like → MSRLSVSMLCFLLALLTPTNLTSATGNIGFSLPLVSSHHKLNHTTGEIGELLLPEGDVNPMNIRPRVAPAGWPMFSVVVGVGSGRGQHFYKLALDFVGNLTWIRCKPCTPEEQQEGPIFDAALSPKYALVKPTSIHCKPPFVGHGHDKCSFSGTTSLAVVQGYLASDVFTFGDTGTGHRSLGGLIFGCAHRADEFWNHGIVAGAMSLNKRSTSFKYQLAGHGFDTSKFSYCLFYHGQHTAKHGFLRFGSDVPNHDHAHSTALMYHDTTMLYFIGLEGVSLNGQRLTRINRGMFSRDQARKHGGTIIDVGTPETRMIRAAYDILEAAVVADLQHRLGVRRAGYRVPGSHLCFVVSIHGIYQKLPSITLHLAGGAQLTIKWDLLFVTKMHHGAQHACFLIFPDEKMTVLGAAQQVDTRFTIDVDHRLLYFAPENCGNDSS, encoded by the coding sequence ATGTCTCGTTTATCTGTTTCCATGCTATGTTTCCTCCTTGCTTTgctaactcctaccaacctcaCTTCAGCCACCGGCAATATCGGATTCAGCCTGCCTCTCGTATCCAGCCACCACAAGCTCAACCACACAACCGGTGAAATCGGGGAGCTCTTGCTGCCTGAGGGTGATGTGAACCCCATGAACATACGACCGAGGGTAGCCCCTGCCGGTTGGCCGATGTTCAGTGTCGTCGTCGGAGTCGGCAGCGGCAGAGGCCAGCACTTCTATAAGCTCGCGCTGGACTTCGTGGGCAACCTCACATGGATCCGGTGTAAGCCTTGCACCCCAGAGGAGCAGCAGGAGGGCCCAATCTTTGACGCCGCCCTCTCCCCAAAGTATGCGCTTGTCAAGCCAACGAGCATCCACTGCAAGCCCCCCTTCGTCGGCCACGGTCATGACAAGTGCAGCTTCTCCGGCACCACTTCGCTCGCTGTCGTGCAAGGGTACCTGGCCAGTGACGTGTTCACCTTTGGCGACACCGGCACCGGTCATAGAAGCTTGGGCGGACTCATATTCGGGTGCGCACACAGAGCAGATGAGTTCTGGAACCACGGCATTGTCGCTGGTGCCATGAGCTTGAACAAAAGGTCGACGTCGTTCAAGTACCAGCTTGCCGGGCACGGGTTCGACACTTCAAAGTTTTCTTACTGCCTCTTCTACCACGGCCAACACACCGCCAAGCATGGCTTCCTCAGGTTCGGCAGTGACGTCCCCAACCACGACCACGCCCACAGCACGGCGTTGATGTACCACGACACAACAATGTTGTACTTCATCGGCTTGGAGGGTGTTAGCCTGAACGGTCAGAGGCTCACGAGAATCAACCGAGGTATGTTCTCTCGCGACCAGGCAAGGAAACACGGCGGCACCATCATCGATGTCGGAACACCCGAGACCAGGATGATCCGTGCGGCGTACGACATCCTGGAGGCCGCGGTCGTCGCGGATCTACAGCATCGCCTCGGGGTGCGCCGTGCCGGATACCGAGTGCCGGGCTCCCACCTCTGCTTCGTCGTGTCGATACATGGGATCTACCAGAAGCTCCCAAGCATCACGCTCCACCTGGCCGGTGGCGCCCAGCTTACGATCAAGTGGGATCTACTGTTTGTGACAAAAATGCACCACGGAGCCCAGCACGCCTGCTTCCTCATCTTTCCGGACGAGAAGATGACGGTTCTTGGCGCCGCGCAACAGGTGGACACGCGCTTCACCATTGATGTCGACCATAGGCTACTCTACTTTGCTCCGGAGAATTGCGGGAACGACAGTAGCTAG
- the LOC123043741 gene encoding universal stress protein YxiE yields MMAETEAASAAAAAEAGPAEEGRSKTVVLVGVDDSDHSYRALEWAVRYVAETAGAGAPVELVVVHAKPAVSSVVTLGGPAAAGDVVRYVDADLRRRAEEVVDRARRLCAANSVQGVVEVIDGEPRFVLCNAVEKHHADLLVVGSHGYGAIKRAFLGSVSDYCAHHAHCSVMIVKQPKPKE; encoded by the exons ATGATGGCGGAGACCGAGGCAGCGTctgcggccgcggcggcggaggcgggcccGGCGGAGGAGGGGAGGAGCAAGACGGTGGTGCTGGTCGGCGTGGACGACAGCGACCACAGCTACCGCGCGCTCGAGTGGGCCGTGCGGTACGTGGCGGAGACGGCCGGCGCCGGGGCACCGGTGGAGCTCGTCGTCGTCCACGCCAAGCCGGCCGTGTCCTCCGTCGTCACCCTCGGCGGCCCCG CCGCCGCCGGGGACGTGGTGAGGTACGTGGATGCGGACCTGCGCAGGAGGGCCGAGGAGGTCGTCGACAGGGCTCGCCGCCTCTGCGCCGCCAACTCG GTGCAGGGTGTGGTTGAGGTGATCGACGGGGAGCCGAGGTTCGTGCTCTGCAACGCCGTGGAGAAGCACCACGCCGacctgctcgtcgtcggcagccatGGCTACGGCGCCATCAAGAG GGCATTTCTTGGGAGCGTGAGCGACTACTGCGCCCACCACGCGCACTGCTCGGTGATGATAGTCAAGCAGCCCAAGCCCAAGGAATGA
- the LOC123040668 gene encoding universal stress protein YxiE has product MMAETKAASVAAEEGRSKTVVLVAVDDSDHSYRALEWAVRYVAEMAGAGAPTELVIVHAKPSPSPVVTMGGPGVSGDVVRLVEADLRKKAEGVVDRARRLCVANSVQGVVEVVDGEPRHVLCNAVEKHHADLLVVGSHGYGAIKRALLGSVSDYCAHHAHCSVMIVKQPKSKN; this is encoded by the exons ATGATGGCGGAGACCAAGGCAGCGTctgtggcggcggaggaggggagGAGCAAGACGGTGGTGCTGGTCGCCGTGGACGACAGCGACCACAGCTACCGCGCGCTCGAGTGGGCCGTGCGTTACGTGGCGGAGATGGCCGGCGCCGGGGCGCCGACGGAGCTCGTCATCGTGCACGCCAAGCCGTCCCCTTCCCCCGTGGTCACCATGGGTGGCCCCG GCGTGTCCGGCGACGTGGTGAGGTTAGTGGAGGCGGACCTGCGCAAGAAGGCCGAGGGCGTCGTCGACAGGGCGCGCCGCCTCTGCGTCGCCAACTCG GTGCAGGGCGTGGTGGAGGTGGTCGACGGGGAGCCGAGGCACGTCCTGTGCAACGCCGTCGAGAAGCACCACGCCgatctgctcgtcgtcggcagccatGGCTACGGCGCCATCAAGAG GGCATTGCTCGGGAGCGTGAGCGACTACTGCGCCCACCATGCGCACTGCTCAGTGATGATAGTCAAGCAGCCCAAGTCCAAGAACTGA